The following proteins are co-located in the Anas platyrhynchos isolate ZD024472 breed Pekin duck chromosome 1, IASCAAS_PekinDuck_T2T, whole genome shotgun sequence genome:
- the LOC101791983 gene encoding galactosylgalactosylxylosylprotein 3-beta-glucuronosyltransferase 1: MLRRRNLLTTLLIALPWALLLTLWHQYPTTRYLSLLRKETDENATSKALLNGTSALRDEGLPSCVRQQQSIRATPKVIQNYVYSRPPPWSDTLPTIFVITPTYTRPVQKAELTRLANTFLHVQNLHWVVVEDSPRRTNLVSNLLEKAGLNFTHLNVETPKSLKLGLSWIPSHTPRGTLQRNLGLHWLRDSFSNTAPPEGVVYFADDDNTYSLELFEEMRYTRRVSVWPVAFVGGLRYESPKVSPAGKVVGWKTVFDPNRPFAIDMAGFAISIKLILEKPQASFKLEGVKGGYQETSLLKDLVTMDGLEPKAANCTKVLVWHTRTERPTLVNEGKRGFTDPRVEV, from the exons ATGCTGAGGAGACGTAACCTTCTTACCACGCTCCTGATCGCCTTGCCATGGGCTCTTCTCCTAACCTTGTGGCACCAATACCCAACCACCCGCTACCTCAGCCTGCTGAGAA AAGAGACAGATGAGAACGCGACCTCGAAAGCTCTCCTCAACGGTACCTCTGCGCTGAGAGACGAAGGCCTCCCATCATGCGTTcggcagcagcagagcataAGGGCAACGCCTAAAGTCATCCAGAATTATGTCTACTCCCGGCCCCCTCCGTGGTCAGACACCCTGCCCACCATCTTCGTCATCACCCCCACCTACACGCGGCCGGTGCAGAAAGCTGAGCTGACCCGCCTGGCCAACACCTTCCTGCACGTGCAGAACCTGCActgggtggtggtggaggactCGCCCCGGAGGACCAACCTGGTGTCCAACCTGCTGGAGAAGGCAGGCCTCAACTTCACCCACCTCAACGTGGAGACACCCAAGAGCCTGAAGCTGGGGCTGTCCTGGATCCCATCCCACACCCCGCGGGGGACACTGCAGAGGAACCTGGGGCTGCACTGGCTGAGGGACAGCTTCAGCAACACCGCGCCGCCAGAAGGGGTAGTGTATTTCGCCGACGATGATAACACTTACAGCCTGGAGCTGTTTGAAGAG ATGCGCTACACAAGGAGGGTGTCAGTCTGGCCGGTGGCTTTCGTCGGAGGGCTGCGGTACGAATCCCCAAAAGTGAGCCCAGCAGGGAAGGTGGTGGGGTGGAAAACCGTCTTTGACCCTAACCGGCCCTTTGCTATTGACATGGCTGGATTCGCCATCAGCATCAAGCTGATCTTGGAGAAGCCTCAAGCCAGTTTCAAGCTGGAGGGAGTTAAAGGAGGCTACCAGGAAACCAGTCTGCTGAAGGATTTAGTGACTATGGACGGGCTGGAGCCCAAAGCAGCCAACTGCACAAAG GTGTTGGTCTGGCACACGAGGACGGAGAGGCCGACTCTGGTTAACGAAGGCAAGCGTGGATTCACAGACCCCAGAGTAGAGGTGTAG
- the LOC101792630 gene encoding beta-1,4-galactosyltransferase 3 isoform X2 codes for MQSPSPKASLVVKWLVCGISGALLARRLSSVSVHVQVVWLFLLPSLQRIGPLIISFRVLPSERKIIKKNPFVQSGGLYRPPHCLARYKSAILVAYSNQEKYLHHLLYYIHPFLQRQQLSYRIYLIQQVGNGTFNRAKLLNIGVREALKDEDWDCLLLHDVDLVPENDYNLYICDEYYPKHMASAIDKFHYNLPYKSFFGGVSALTPEHYMKMNGFPNTYWGSGGENDDIATRIQLAGMKIVRTPSHLGRYKMMNSKKETEEPWRRSASRHNTRKTWKDDGMNSLEFKLLSKTKHPLYTNITVDIGYVPPFS; via the exons ATGCAAAGTCCAAGCCCTAAAGCAAGTCTGGTGGTAAAGTGGCTTGTCTGTGGGATTAGTGGAGCACTTCTAGCCAGACGGCTGAGTTCTGTAAGTGTGCACGTGCAGGTGGTTTGGCTATTTCTGCTTCCGAGTCTACAACGCA TTGGTCCGTTAATCATCTCCTTCAGGGTGCTCCCTAGTGAAAGAAAGATCatcaaaaaaaatcctttcgTTCAGTCCGGAGGCCTCTACAGACCACCTCACTGCTTGGCCCGCTACAAATCAGCCATCCTCGTAGCATACAGCAACCAGGAGAAGTACCTTCACCATCTTCTTTACTATATCCATCCTTTCTTGCAGCGCCAGCAGCTCAGTTACAGAATCTACTTGATTCAGCAG gtgGGGAATGGTACATTTAACCGAGCAAAGTTACTTAATATTGGTGTCCGGGAGGCCCTGAAGGATGAAGATTGGGACTGCCTTCTTCTGCATGATGTGGATCTAGTACCTGAGAACGACTATAATCTCTACATCTGTGATGAATACTATCCCAAACACATGGCTAGTGCCATCGATAAGTTTCACTACAA TCTTCCATATAAGTCCTTCTTTGGGGGTGTATCTGCTTTGACTCCAGAGCACTACATGAAGATGAATGGGTTTCCAAACACATACTGGGGCAGTGGTGGTGAAAATGACGACATCGCTACAAG GATCCAGTTAGCAGGAATGAAAATTGTCCGGACCCCATCTCACCTTGGACGCTACAAAATGATGAATTccaaaaaagagacagaagagcCTTGGAGAAG GTCTGCTTCCCGACACAACACTAGAAAAACATGGAAGGATGATGGAATGAATTCCTTGGAGTTCAAGCTTCTTTCTAAGACAAAGCATCCTCTTTATACCAACATCACCGTGGACATTGGATATGTTCCCCCATTTTCTTAA
- the LOC101792630 gene encoding beta-1,4-galactosyltransferase 3 isoform X1 — protein sequence MSLPRVENPWFLLFLLAFQTIFILIAYQGNLAGVFRGLSGSPQVPDFSKPHDVYTNLSLLARHPTEDALPYCSARSPLLVGPLIISFRVLPSERKIIKKNPFVQSGGLYRPPHCLARYKSAILVAYSNQEKYLHHLLYYIHPFLQRQQLSYRIYLIQQVGNGTFNRAKLLNIGVREALKDEDWDCLLLHDVDLVPENDYNLYICDEYYPKHMASAIDKFHYNLPYKSFFGGVSALTPEHYMKMNGFPNTYWGSGGENDDIATRIQLAGMKIVRTPSHLGRYKMMNSKKETEEPWRRSASRHNTRKTWKDDGMNSLEFKLLSKTKHPLYTNITVDIGYVPPFS from the exons ATGTCCCTGCCTCGCGTCGAAAACCCCTGgtttctgctcttcctcctcgcCTTCCAGACGATCTTCATCCTCATCGCGTACCAAGGCAACCTGGCCGGGGTGTTCCGCGGGCTGTCGGGCTCGCCTCAGGTGCCGGATTTCTCCAAGCCCCACGATGTGTACACCAACCTCAGCCTGCTCGCCCGCCACCCCACCGAGGATGCTCTGCCCTACTGCTCGGCCCGCTCGCCGCTGCTGG TTGGTCCGTTAATCATCTCCTTCAGGGTGCTCCCTAGTGAAAGAAAGATCatcaaaaaaaatcctttcgTTCAGTCCGGAGGCCTCTACAGACCACCTCACTGCTTGGCCCGCTACAAATCAGCCATCCTCGTAGCATACAGCAACCAGGAGAAGTACCTTCACCATCTTCTTTACTATATCCATCCTTTCTTGCAGCGCCAGCAGCTCAGTTACAGAATCTACTTGATTCAGCAG gtgGGGAATGGTACATTTAACCGAGCAAAGTTACTTAATATTGGTGTCCGGGAGGCCCTGAAGGATGAAGATTGGGACTGCCTTCTTCTGCATGATGTGGATCTAGTACCTGAGAACGACTATAATCTCTACATCTGTGATGAATACTATCCCAAACACATGGCTAGTGCCATCGATAAGTTTCACTACAA TCTTCCATATAAGTCCTTCTTTGGGGGTGTATCTGCTTTGACTCCAGAGCACTACATGAAGATGAATGGGTTTCCAAACACATACTGGGGCAGTGGTGGTGAAAATGACGACATCGCTACAAG GATCCAGTTAGCAGGAATGAAAATTGTCCGGACCCCATCTCACCTTGGACGCTACAAAATGATGAATTccaaaaaagagacagaagagcCTTGGAGAAG GTCTGCTTCCCGACACAACACTAGAAAAACATGGAAGGATGATGGAATGAATTCCTTGGAGTTCAAGCTTCTTTCTAAGACAAAGCATCCTCTTTATACCAACATCACCGTGGACATTGGATATGTTCCCCCATTTTCTTAA